A DNA window from uncultured Methanoregula sp. contains the following coding sequences:
- a CDS encoding PAS domain S-box protein, with translation MISILYVDDDPALLSLCQIFLERAGDFRVDTLDSAVEIPRIIKEKQYDAIISDYQMPEMDGITLLKTLRAEGSGIPFVLFTGRGREEVVIEALNNGADFYLQKGGAPKAQFAELAHKVRQAVGKQKTEEDLRASEKRLADIINFLPDPTFAIDRDRKVIAWNRAMEDLTGAGAAEMIGKGKQEYSIPLYGHCRPLLIDLIFEPEDRIAQQYYGIIRENDVLIAETDLPDLKGSPRILMGKASPLYSPDGEIIGSIESIRDITSIKKAERELRSAYEEIAAAEEELRGQFDALAQNERSLRESEARFRQLSETMTASIFVFRKKLLYANPAAEVLTGFSRDELLSMDFWEFVHPDFRNKVKNKGILMPDSAKNPSHHTFKIIRKNGEERWVDASTTQILYDGIPAVISIHVDMTEEKQVMDRLFCMYQAFHQFGSDPRKNIGIITALAGEKLQGAAAFYCRLEKNSPRCVGQWNFPGDRDEKERLINRVCAEISVCGEDAPVIITDPSRPDSTAEESGSGNSAFATCVAKAVRIGEDYCGVLSVLFRDAVVLKEPDLEYLAILANAAAIEDERWLTHESLSDSMEKYRGLFELGSEAIFLIDNETGRLLEANEAATEMYGFSHEELLQMKIGDLSADPEMAQAVTRQSGFGSIAISLRYHKKKDGTVFPVEINGRFFVWAGKQVHVAAIHDITSRRQGEEALCRANRKLNLLNSITRHDVANQLTVLQGYSQLALLNEPDPVIADFLAKIESVSETIERQITFTGMYQELGVQAPGWHNLHEVLLRVRPKDILFSCSCSNIAIYADPMLEKVFANLFDNARRHGEHVSQITIHCERAGEELVIFVEDNGIGIPLDIKPKIFLKGFGKHTGFGLFLVREILAITGISIHETGRHGTGARFEITVPKGGFRDETGSRK, from the coding sequence ATGATCTCCATCCTGTATGTGGATGATGACCCTGCACTGCTCAGTCTCTGCCAAATTTTTCTGGAGCGGGCCGGGGATTTCAGGGTAGATACTCTCGATTCAGCGGTTGAAATTCCCCGCATAATAAAAGAAAAACAGTACGATGCCATCATCTCCGATTACCAGATGCCGGAGATGGACGGGATCACGCTCCTCAAGACCCTCCGTGCAGAGGGCAGCGGAATCCCGTTTGTCCTCTTTACCGGCAGGGGCCGGGAAGAGGTTGTGATCGAAGCCCTCAACAACGGGGCGGATTTTTATCTCCAGAAAGGAGGTGCCCCGAAAGCCCAGTTCGCAGAGCTTGCCCACAAAGTGCGCCAGGCTGTGGGAAAGCAAAAAACAGAAGAGGACCTGCGGGCGTCGGAGAAGCGGTTGGCGGATATCATCAACTTCCTTCCCGATCCAACGTTTGCCATCGATCGCGACAGGAAAGTAATCGCCTGGAACCGGGCCATGGAAGACTTAACCGGCGCAGGAGCCGCAGAGATGATCGGGAAAGGAAAACAGGAATACTCCATCCCGCTCTATGGCCACTGCCGGCCGCTTCTCATCGATCTCATCTTCGAACCGGAGGACCGGATTGCACAACAGTACTATGGGATTATCCGGGAAAACGATGTTCTTATCGCCGAAACAGATCTTCCCGATCTCAAAGGATCGCCGCGTATTCTTATGGGCAAGGCAAGCCCGCTCTACAGTCCCGATGGAGAGATCATCGGTTCCATCGAATCGATCCGGGACATAACGTCCATAAAAAAAGCCGAGCGCGAGTTGCGCTCTGCCTATGAGGAGATCGCTGCAGCGGAAGAAGAGCTCAGGGGGCAGTTCGATGCCCTTGCACAGAACGAGAGGAGTCTCCGGGAGAGCGAAGCCCGGTTCCGCCAGCTCTCGGAGACCATGACCGCGAGCATATTTGTCTTCCGGAAAAAGCTCCTGTACGCAAACCCTGCAGCCGAAGTCCTGACGGGATTTTCCCGGGATGAACTTCTGTCCATGGACTTCTGGGAATTCGTTCATCCCGATTTCCGGAACAAAGTAAAAAACAAGGGTATCCTGATGCCGGACAGCGCAAAAAACCCGTCACACCACACATTCAAGATCATCCGGAAGAACGGGGAAGAGCGCTGGGTGGATGCCTCGACAACACAGATACTCTACGATGGCATCCCGGCAGTTATCAGTATTCACGTGGACATGACCGAAGAAAAGCAGGTCATGGACCGGCTCTTCTGCATGTACCAGGCATTCCACCAATTTGGATCCGATCCCCGGAAAAATATCGGTATAATCACCGCTCTTGCCGGAGAGAAACTGCAAGGGGCAGCTGCATTCTATTGCCGGCTTGAGAAGAACAGCCCCAGGTGTGTCGGGCAATGGAACTTCCCGGGCGACAGGGATGAGAAGGAACGCCTCATCAACCGGGTATGTGCAGAAATTTCCGTTTGTGGGGAGGATGCGCCGGTCATAATAACCGATCCCTCCCGTCCGGACAGCACAGCAGAGGAATCTGGATCCGGGAACTCTGCCTTTGCTACCTGCGTGGCCAAAGCCGTCAGGATCGGGGAGGATTATTGCGGGGTGCTCTCGGTGCTCTTCCGGGATGCTGTTGTCCTGAAAGAGCCGGACCTCGAATATCTCGCCATCCTTGCAAACGCCGCAGCCATCGAAGACGAGCGGTGGCTGACTCATGAATCTCTCTCGGACAGCATGGAGAAGTACCGGGGGCTTTTCGAGCTGGGAAGCGAAGCTATCTTTCTCATCGACAATGAGACAGGCAGGCTGCTTGAGGCAAACGAAGCTGCAACCGAGATGTACGGGTTCAGCCACGAGGAACTGCTCCAGATGAAGATCGGGGATCTCTCGGCAGATCCGGAGATGGCTCAGGCAGTTACCAGACAGTCGGGATTTGGCAGCATTGCCATTTCCCTGCGCTATCATAAAAAGAAGGATGGCACAGTCTTCCCGGTCGAGATAAACGGGCGGTTCTTTGTCTGGGCAGGAAAGCAGGTCCATGTGGCTGCGATCCATGACATCACGTCCCGCAGGCAGGGGGAGGAGGCGCTCTGCCGGGCCAACAGAAAACTGAATCTCCTCAACAGTATCACCCGGCACGATGTCGCAAACCAGCTCACGGTCCTGCAGGGATATTCCCAGCTTGCACTCCTGAATGAACCCGATCCGGTGATAGCCGATTTTCTTGCAAAGATCGAATCGGTAAGTGAGACGATAGAGAGGCAGATCACCTTCACCGGCATGTACCAGGAGCTCGGGGTGCAGGCTCCCGGTTGGCATAACCTGCACGAAGTTCTCCTGCGGGTCAGGCCAAAGGATATACTCTTTTCGTGCTCCTGCAGCAACATAGCAATCTATGCCGATCCCATGCTCGAAAAAGTCTTTGCCAACCTCTTTGACAATGCCAGGAGGCATGGGGAGCATGTTTCGCAGATCACCATTCATTGCGAAAGGGCAGGAGAGGAACTCGTCATCTTCGTAGAAGACAACGGGATAGGAATTCCGCTGGACATCAAGCCGAAGATCTTCTTGAAAGGTTTTGGGAAGCACACCGGCTTCGGGCTCTTCTTGGTCCGCGAGATCCTCGCGATTACCGGCATCTCCATCCATGAGACCGGCAGGCACGGGACCGGGGCCCGGTTCGAGATCACGGTGCCAAAAGGCGGATTTAGGGATGAGACCGGCTCACGGAAATGA
- a CDS encoding ATP-binding cassette domain-containing protein, whose product MTHKPDGKEDPLIEFENVTVFRDNTRALDRISLVVREGENIAILGPNGAGKSTLVRTITRELYPVVSDEPVIFRIRGSDVWDVFDLRSTIGIVSNELQYTFTREMSGREVILSGFFSSIGLFNQEITPAMEEKADEICAFLEIDHLPLRKMTEMSSGEARRFLIGRALVHNPRTLILDEPTNSLDLHTLHTFRQTIRKIARSGTGIILVTHNLHDIIPEISRVVLMKDGKIEKDGAKSDLLTGKMIGNLFDVPLEITESGGYYYAAGY is encoded by the coding sequence ATGACACACAAACCTGATGGAAAAGAAGATCCCCTGATAGAATTTGAGAATGTCACGGTATTCCGGGACAATACCCGGGCCCTTGACCGGATCTCTCTTGTCGTCCGTGAGGGCGAGAACATTGCCATCCTCGGGCCCAACGGGGCAGGAAAGTCAACGCTGGTCAGGACCATCACCCGGGAGCTCTACCCGGTGGTTTCCGATGAGCCGGTGATCTTTCGGATCCGGGGATCTGATGTCTGGGATGTCTTTGACCTGCGGTCCACCATCGGGATCGTCTCAAACGAGCTGCAGTACACCTTCACCCGGGAGATGAGCGGCAGGGAAGTGATCCTGTCAGGGTTCTTCTCCAGCATCGGGCTCTTCAACCAGGAGATTACGCCGGCAATGGAGGAGAAGGCAGATGAGATCTGTGCGTTTCTTGAGATCGATCATCTCCCGTTGCGGAAAATGACCGAGATGTCCTCGGGAGAAGCCCGGCGCTTTCTCATCGGCCGGGCGCTGGTCCACAACCCCCGGACACTCATCCTTGACGAACCAACGAACAGCCTCGATCTCCATACCCTGCACACGTTCCGCCAGACTATCCGGAAGATCGCCCGGTCGGGAACCGGTATCATCCTGGTCACGCACAATCTCCACGACATCATCCCGGAGATCTCCCGGGTCGTTCTCATGAAAGACGGCAAAATCGAGAAGGATGGAGCGAAGAGTGATCTCCTGACGGGAAAAATGATCGGGAATCTCTTCGATGTACCGCTGGAGATAACAGAATCCGGCGGGTACTATTACGCTGCCGGGTACTGA
- a CDS encoding MBL fold metallo-hydrolase yields the protein MPAGNGQLVPSEWQPVAGASGAAIFPFIRKIDTISSNSYIITTPEVILLIDPGGLPDQAAQLLRIIETCRSEHDRPVFVFLTHAHIDHFIGTRDLPAFAYAENMVFSVQECGAEALNSGDGKLTQGDLLGVSLSPMKTGFPLLTRERGEFPGVPVCISYSNGAEVTVVQDTICAKTEGGLVRERISFGPGPEIEVYHTPGHSPDSICIRVGGLLFIGDILFAANPGIAGLCGWSQEALVHSLSVITAILSEGSVSTVCPGHGRVLAAADAVRILSSVRSDALALANIAELNSERAKETAAYAEDCMDEVNEIFTIIAGRLYYISYVMEELGEPEIAERLASHYDSDAIDELLEAFKDFSDEHHRGENVSIYLALKAGQVIAKLDRGFKKDELARFIDPTLVQRASRLLSDYTTLLRGFCPPSDLAECEISEQIRSLVTGLSVSVNSDEDMLASADDDAVFVEMLLARVGARPLLEEVDLTLDTGNRPILAIADREHFSDLLMYILEELVGTGSRRIVIHAKEKGSEAVVTIAGETPGTSVPEKKKTWHFLERLCYQAGGSLATSNSEGMCRFEVTLGLSPASLPV from the coding sequence TTGCCGGCTGGTAACGGCCAGCTCGTCCCTTCCGAATGGCAACCGGTTGCAGGAGCTTCCGGGGCCGCAATTTTTCCGTTTATACGGAAGATCGATACCATCTCCTCCAATTCCTATATCATAACTACTCCTGAGGTGATCCTGCTCATTGATCCGGGCGGGCTTCCCGACCAGGCCGCACAGCTCCTGCGGATCATCGAGACATGCCGTTCTGAACACGACCGTCCCGTTTTTGTCTTCCTCACCCATGCCCACATCGATCATTTCATAGGCACCCGGGATCTCCCCGCGTTTGCATATGCTGAAAACATGGTATTCTCGGTGCAGGAATGCGGGGCCGAGGCCCTCAATTCCGGTGATGGAAAACTGACCCAGGGCGATCTTCTCGGGGTCTCTCTCTCCCCCATGAAGACCGGCTTTCCTCTCCTGACCCGGGAGAGGGGAGAGTTCCCCGGAGTTCCGGTCTGCATCTCCTACTCCAACGGGGCCGAAGTCACGGTTGTCCAGGATACGATTTGTGCGAAGACTGAAGGCGGTCTTGTCCGCGAGCGGATCTCGTTTGGTCCGGGACCCGAAATTGAAGTCTATCATACCCCAGGTCACAGCCCGGACAGCATCTGCATCCGGGTAGGCGGACTCCTCTTTATCGGCGATATCCTGTTTGCAGCAAATCCCGGGATTGCCGGGTTATGTGGATGGTCCCAGGAGGCACTCGTTCATTCCCTCTCGGTCATCACCGCCATCCTTTCTGAAGGCAGCGTCAGTACGGTATGTCCCGGGCACGGCCGGGTGCTCGCGGCTGCGGATGCCGTCCGGATACTCTCCAGTGTCAGGAGCGATGCGCTCGCCCTTGCAAACATCGCCGAGCTGAACAGCGAACGGGCAAAGGAGACTGCGGCATACGCCGAGGACTGCATGGACGAAGTGAACGAGATCTTCACGATAATCGCCGGGCGTCTCTATTACATCTCGTACGTGATGGAGGAACTGGGCGAGCCCGAGATCGCAGAAAGGCTCGCATCCCATTACGACAGCGATGCCATCGATGAACTCCTTGAAGCCTTCAAGGATTTTTCAGACGAGCATCACCGGGGTGAAAACGTCTCGATCTACCTGGCACTCAAAGCCGGCCAGGTCATCGCCAAGCTGGACCGGGGATTCAAAAAAGATGAACTGGCCCGGTTCATCGATCCCACGCTCGTCCAGAGGGCAAGCCGGCTCCTCTCCGATTACACAACCCTGCTGCGCGGCTTCTGCCCTCCAAGCGACCTTGCCGAATGCGAGATCTCGGAGCAGATCCGATCCCTGGTGACCGGCCTCTCGGTATCGGTCAACTCCGATGAGGATATGCTCGCTTCAGCCGATGACGATGCGGTCTTTGTGGAGATGCTCCTTGCCCGGGTCGGGGCCCGGCCGCTTCTTGAAGAAGTAGATCTCACCCTCGATACCGGCAACCGGCCGATCCTTGCGATTGCTGATCGCGAGCATTTTTCGGATCTCCTGATGTACATTCTCGAAGAACTGGTAGGTACCGGCTCGCGCCGGATTGTGATTCATGCAAAAGAGAAGGGAAGTGAAGCCGTTGTCACCATTGCCGGCGAAACCCCCGGCACCTCCGTGCCAGAGAAGAAGAAGACCTGGCATTTCCTGGAACGGCTCTGCTATCAGGCGGGAGGCAGTCTTGCAACATCCAATAGTGAAGGAATGTGCAGGTTTGAGGTGACCCTGGGTCTTTCCCCGGCATCTCTTCCTGTCTGA
- a CDS encoding STAS domain-containing protein, which yields MEISSSTQEKGTILTLTGRIDTATAPALEQAINKEIDLGHRRILLNFSGVSYISSGGLRVLLAAAKKLKGPADRFGLANLTPEVLKILKLAGFTSIFSIYSSEGEALAGW from the coding sequence ATGGAGATTTCATCATCTACCCAGGAAAAAGGAACGATCCTCACCCTCACCGGAAGGATCGACACCGCAACAGCCCCGGCACTTGAACAGGCAATCAACAAGGAGATCGATCTCGGGCACCGCAGAATCCTCCTGAACTTTTCCGGTGTCAGCTATATCAGCAGCGGCGGGCTGCGGGTACTCCTGGCAGCAGCAAAGAAGCTCAAAGGGCCGGCGGACCGGTTCGGCCTTGCCAACCTGACTCCCGAAGTCCTCAAGATCCTCAAACTCGCCGGGTTCACATCGATATTCTCTATCTATTCTTCTGAGGGAGAGGCCCTTGCCGGCTGGTAA
- a CDS encoding ATP-binding protein has translation MNNSFTLTIKPDLNEIPVISTALEDVMKNHSFKDEEILDTQLAVEEAITNAIVHGYHETGTEGEIAIRCQATKGIVEIQIEDTAPPFDPLSLPEPDLTSDIDDRQIGGLGIFLIRQVMDEIVYRYEKNKNILVLVKRRPAES, from the coding sequence ATGAACAATTCGTTTACCCTGACGATCAAACCGGATCTCAATGAGATCCCCGTGATCTCAACGGCTCTTGAGGACGTGATGAAGAACCATTCCTTCAAGGACGAGGAGATCCTTGATACCCAGCTTGCCGTGGAGGAGGCGATAACCAACGCGATCGTGCACGGGTATCACGAGACAGGGACAGAGGGAGAGATCGCTATCCGGTGCCAAGCGACAAAGGGAATCGTGGAGATCCAGATCGAGGATACGGCACCACCCTTCGATCCGCTCTCCCTGCCTGAGCCGGACCTGACGAGCGATATCGACGACCGGCAGATTGGGGGTCTTGGGATCTTCTTAATCCGGCAGGTGATGGACGAGATCGTGTACCGGTATGAAAAAAATAAAAATATTCTTGTTCTTGTCAAGCGCAGACCGGCGGAATCGTAA
- a CDS encoding STAS domain-containing protein, with the protein MEARSERKEGVLIFYVSGRLDAFGAQQLDAWAREALSDDDRELVLDMTASPYLSSGGIRSFNSLKREMKRRNGRLALSGVGEYPKKVLDMAGFTTVFDLFPTPEDAVADIVSKRKNPSLFNELFYKKIVGEGVNLTIEPGWMTSPPVLRVMGDLKNVMFSRFTEKDVKEKKFSEVTYSLGLGALGADKADAMQLLGEMITLHGSMVWLPTDGNNTPDFLTPLDTAGGDVPVYTGYNITLDGPFNEYYTLDAADPKGVSVSDIYRIIFSSAKGRVRSYHGIVAVTFWGVLSGLASSGLKKSPVASSAPKDGQSIMAPSHVHEWLASETASPYKGDTLVGFGIGLDLASDLSFFREEDLASLYYANPLNKGAAKEMYLHNHGVVFRNIPYNASLDLNTQVKKIVTDGEFVDMRHLLDSTRLRKAKIGVSYIQDIAREI; encoded by the coding sequence ATGGAAGCGAGGAGCGAGAGGAAAGAGGGAGTTTTGATCTTTTACGTGAGCGGTAGGCTCGATGCCTTCGGCGCCCAGCAACTGGATGCCTGGGCCCGGGAAGCATTGAGCGACGATGACCGGGAACTCGTCCTGGACATGACCGCCTCGCCGTACCTGAGCAGCGGCGGGATCCGGAGCTTCAACAGCTTAAAGCGCGAGATGAAACGGAGGAACGGCCGGCTCGCCCTGTCCGGTGTTGGAGAATATCCGAAAAAAGTTCTGGACATGGCCGGTTTCACCACGGTCTTTGACCTCTTTCCGACACCGGAAGATGCGGTTGCCGATATCGTTTCCAAGCGGAAAAACCCCTCGCTTTTCAACGAGCTCTTCTACAAGAAGATCGTTGGGGAAGGCGTGAACCTGACGATCGAACCCGGGTGGATGACTTCCCCCCCGGTACTCCGCGTGATGGGGGATCTAAAAAACGTCATGTTCTCCCGGTTTACCGAGAAGGATGTGAAGGAGAAGAAATTCTCGGAAGTCACGTACTCCCTGGGCCTTGGCGCTCTTGGCGCCGACAAGGCTGATGCCATGCAGCTCCTTGGCGAGATGATCACCCTCCACGGCTCCATGGTCTGGCTCCCGACCGATGGCAACAACACCCCTGATTTCTTAACGCCTCTTGACACTGCCGGCGGGGATGTGCCGGTCTATACCGGGTATAACATCACTCTCGACGGTCCCTTCAATGAGTATTACACGCTGGATGCAGCGGATCCGAAAGGGGTCTCCGTCTCGGACATCTACCGGATCATCTTCTCCTCCGCAAAGGGCCGGGTCCGGAGTTATCACGGGATCGTGGCCGTGACGTTCTGGGGGGTTCTTTCCGGTCTTGCCAGTTCCGGTCTCAAAAAATCTCCTGTTGCCAGTTCGGCCCCGAAGGACGGGCAGTCGATCATGGCCCCTTCCCATGTCCATGAATGGTTGGCTTCGGAGACCGCATCGCCCTACAAAGGGGACACGCTCGTTGGTTTCGGGATAGGACTCGACCTGGCAAGCGATCTCTCGTTCTTCAGGGAAGAAGATCTCGCATCCCTGTATTATGCAAATCCCCTGAACAAGGGCGCGGCAAAAGAGATGTACCTCCACAACCATGGCGTTGTCTTCCGGAACATCCCGTACAATGCCTCCCTCGATCTCAACACGCAGGTAAAAAAGATTGTAACCGACGGGGAATTCGTGGACATGCGCCACCTGCTCGATTCCACCCGGCTCCGGAAGGCAAAGATCGGGGTCTCCTATATCCAGGATATTGCGCGGGAGATATGA
- a CDS encoding META domain-containing protein has product MTGEHGPDPEDADYAYDPNDAEDDPDTDNPCRESQKPGLYLYIAIALLGCAVLLVVILNIPAIQASAGTTLTTTPWQLSSLANPGGNLSPADQVIIVRFGRDGRLGGNAGCNDYSATYTTHNYAIDISPPVTSLKYCPAPGVMDNESLYLRDLAIAAEFRVNAGQLRLYDRNGTPLLAFVSAGS; this is encoded by the coding sequence ATGACCGGCGAGCACGGACCCGATCCGGAAGATGCGGACTATGCGTATGATCCAAACGATGCGGAGGATGATCCCGATACAGATAACCCGTGCCGGGAATCGCAGAAGCCGGGCCTCTATTTGTACATCGCCATCGCCCTTCTCGGGTGCGCAGTCCTGCTGGTTGTGATCCTGAATATCCCGGCAATCCAGGCTTCAGCCGGGACCACCCTGACAACAACCCCCTGGCAGCTTTCATCCCTTGCAAATCCGGGCGGGAACCTGTCACCCGCCGATCAGGTCATAATTGTACGGTTCGGCAGGGATGGCCGGCTTGGCGGCAATGCCGGCTGCAATGATTACAGCGCAACGTATACAACCCACAACTATGCCATCGATATCTCCCCGCCGGTCACGTCGCTGAAATACTGTCCGGCGCCGGGCGTGATGGACAATGAGAGCCTCTATCTCCGTGACCTTGCGATTGCAGCGGAGTTCCGGGTCAATGCCGGGCAGCTCAGATTGTACGACAGGAATGGGACACCGCTCCTTGCGTTTGTATCCGCCGGATCCTGA
- the crcB gene encoding fluoride efflux transporter CrcB, with protein sequence MKLPGMRTDLRIYALIALGGFLGAVLRFLIDEQIPSFPGTLVVNFLGCIVMGMFMYESIYIGKFSRETRIFFGVGLIGAFTTFSALAVQSFASSPAVAVLNIAANLVLGLFGIFVGRYIITYQRGI encoded by the coding sequence ATGAAGCTGCCAGGGATGAGAACCGATCTTCGCATATACGCCCTGATTGCCCTGGGCGGATTCCTTGGGGCGGTCCTGCGGTTCCTCATCGATGAACAGATCCCATCGTTCCCCGGGACACTTGTGGTCAATTTCCTCGGCTGTATTGTCATGGGCATGTTCATGTACGAATCGATCTATATCGGGAAATTCAGCCGCGAGACCCGGATTTTTTTTGGTGTGGGCCTGATCGGCGCCTTTACCACATTCTCGGCCCTTGCAGTGCAGAGTTTTGCTTCATCACCCGCAGTTGCAGTCCTGAACATTGCAGCCAATCTCGTACTCGGGCTCTTCGGGATATTTGTCGGCAGGTACATCATCACCTACCAGAGGGGAATCTGA
- a CDS encoding CrcB family protein, whose amino-acid sequence MEPFMLVGFGGAIGSIFRYELAKLQPVRGIPAGTALVNILGSFLFSLVVFGTRSQDLYLLIGVGALGGFTTFSTFSFETFRMLEDQDYHAVITNTLINVAGSLAGVAAGYLLILWLG is encoded by the coding sequence ATGGAACCGTTCATGCTCGTGGGATTCGGCGGGGCGATCGGATCGATCTTCCGGTACGAACTGGCAAAACTGCAACCGGTCCGGGGAATTCCGGCAGGAACGGCTCTTGTGAATATCCTGGGCAGTTTTTTATTCTCGCTTGTGGTCTTTGGCACACGTTCACAGGATCTCTACCTGCTTATCGGAGTCGGGGCCCTGGGCGGCTTCACCACGTTCTCGACCTTCTCGTTCGAGACATTCCGGATGCTCGAAGACCAGGATTATCATGCAGTGATCACAAATACACTCATCAATGTTGCCGGCAGCCTTGCGGGAGTTGCCGCTGGATATCTTCTGATCTTGTGGCTCGGGTGA